Proteins co-encoded in one Brassica oleracea var. oleracea cultivar TO1000 chromosome C4, BOL, whole genome shotgun sequence genomic window:
- the LOC106339698 gene encoding EID1-like F-box protein 3, with the protein MIFSRRVDSPSVPMMNSSRPVRFKQPSRLPSFGETVIENEQVLTLVFESISWDIHTICAVASVSRRFWAIARRVLWRSLCVHRAPGMAAALSGSDPSGRIDGGWQALAKLMFFCGGGESTRWPGHFASESRFSKTSGRFFLPKNCRGDLLYVSDPCEHEAVGGGGEEHLGVFRGVFREFMRSKTRQCLVRRQAELEEKVRCPYCGGRVWSMKAARLVPKSAARRLGSRDGGLEFYVCVNGHLHGTCWLIPLSSDEEERDFDGEEDDDSDDFLRG; encoded by the coding sequence ATGATTTTTTCTAGAAGGGTAGATTCTCCGTCAGTCCCAATGATGAACTCGTCTCGACCGGTCCGATTCAAGCAACCGAGTCGATTACCGAGTTTCGGCGAAACGGTAATAGAGAACGAGCAGGTGCTGACTCTCGTCTTCGAGTCAATCAGCTGGGACATCCACACGATATGCGCAGTCGCCTCCGTGAGCCGTAGGTTCTGGGCGATCGCGAGACGCGTTCTGTGGCGTTCGCTCTGCGTTCACCGCGCTCCGGGGATGGCGGCGGCATTGTCCGGATCAGATCCGAGCGGGAGAATCGACGGGGGATGGCAGGCGCTGGCGAAACTCATGTTCTTCTGCGGCGGCGGCGAGTCGACTCGGTGGCCGGGTCACTTCGCGTCCGAGTCGAGATTCTCCAAGACCTCCGGGAGGTTTTTTCTGCCGAAAAACTGCCGGGGAGATCTCTTGTACGTGAGCGATCCGTGCGAGCATGAGGCGGTGGGTGGTGGCGGAGAAGAGCATTTAGGTGTTTTCAGAGGGGTATTTAGGGAATTTATGAGGTCGAAGACGAGGCAGTGTCTCGTGAGGAGACAGGCGGAGCTTGAGGAGAAGGTTAGGTGTCCGTATTGCGGAGGGCGCGTGTGGAGCATGAAGGCGGCGCGTTTAGTTCCTAAGAGCGCGGCGAGGCGGTTGGGGTCGAGAGACGGTGGGCTAGAGTTCTACGTTTGCGTTAACGGTCACTTGCACGGTACTTGCTGGTTGATTCCACTCTCGTCGGATGAAGAAGAGAGGGATTTTGATGGTGAAGAGGACGATGATAGCGACGATTTTTTACGGGGGTGA
- the LOC106342837 gene encoding MND1-interacting protein 1: MGCTVRSKHVRPNRKTRSTKPQFDPSCLLNKTALSSLLDSNPSGNFEDSGYGYCTEEQLEDLLLKHLEHIYNEAVLKLVSLGYDEDAALRAVLSNGYCYGGTDVLNNILDNSLAHLKGSSNGEEDEDGSETVFADLRQLVEYSLAGMVYLLKQVKPNLSKGDAMCCLLMSELHVGKASTIDIPTSGKMDGDGDGDGAREIDCPRRFNLTPSMKCLLRENVAAFAAGYRASKKCEQPPQESVSSVLEKFQDLNLDDDSAPEKGKDDALIGLLRQVQDLKMQVKERREWAQKKAMQAAQKVSDELAELQSLRSEREENLRLKKGKQSGEESTVKRISEMESDLRKVSSHVDKAGMIARRLENENAVIRAEIEASKLSESESLTACIEATKKEKKRLKRLVAWEKQKKKLQGEIDGEKEKIKALERGLAQIKQEEKEYEEKWREEEKAKEQALAQVEEEQGSKEATEVRNKRNVESLRLKIEIDFQRHKDDLQRLEQELSRLNKDSSTDASLLSNNISQTTGEEVSKLLEELDRLDGLYEKEESYDRECLICMKDEVSVVFLPCAHQVVCASCSESFMGGDKATCPCCRASVQQRIRVFGATS; this comes from the exons ATGGGTTGTACTGTGAGGTCGAAGCACGTCAGACCGAACCGGAAGACCCGATCCACGAAACCCCAATTCGATCCGTCTTGTCTCCTCAACAAGACAGCTCTATCGAGTCTCCTTGATTCCAACCCTAGTGGCAACTTCGAGGACAGTGGTTACGGTTACTGCACCGAGGAGCAGCTAGAGGATCTACTCCTGAAACATTTGGAGCATATATACAACGAAGCTGTCTTAAAGCTTGTGTCTTTGGGTTACGATGAGGATGCAGCCTTGAGAGCTGTTCTGAGTAACGGGTACTGTTACGGTGGGACGGATGTGTTGAACAACATTCTGGATAACTCACTGGCTCATCTAAAAGGTAGTAGTAACGGGGAGGAGGATGAGGATGGATCAGAGACCGTGTTCGCTGATCTGAGACAGCTGGTGGAGTACTCGCTTGCTGGTATGGTTTATTTGTTGAAACAAGTGAAGCCTAATTTGAGTAAAGGCGATGCGATGTGTTGTTTGCTTATGAGTGAGCTTCATGTTGGGAAGGCGAGTACAATTGATATACCAACCTCTGGAAAGATGGATGGTGATGGTGATGGTGATGGTGCTAGAGAGATTGATTGTCCTAGGAGGTTTAATCTAACGCCGTCTATGAAGTGTTTGCTGAGAGAGAATGTTGCTGCGTTTGCCGCTGGTTATCGTGCTAGTAAGAAGTGTGAGCAGCCGCCACAAGAGAGTGTTAGTTCAGTTTTGGAGAAGTTCCAGGATCTGAACCTCGATGATGACAGCGCGCCTGAGAAGGGAAAGGATGATGCTTTGATAGGACTGCTGCGTCAGGTTCAGGATCTGAAGATGCAAGTGAAGGAGAGGAGAGAGTGGGCTCAGAAGAAGGCGATGCAAGCTGCGCAGAAGGTTAGCGATGAACTCGCTGAGCTTCAGTCGTTGAGGAGTGAGAGAGAAGAGAACTTACGGTTGAAGAAAGGGAAACAAAGTGGGGAGGAGTCGACGGTGAAAAGGATATCAGAGATGGAGAGTGATCTTAGAAAAGTGAGCAGTCATGTCGACAAGGCTGGTATGATAGCGAGGAGGCTTGAGAACGAGAATGCAGTGATCCGGGCTGAGATCGAAGCTTCCAAGCTAAGTGAATCAGAATCGCTCACGGCTTGCATAGAGGCAACGAAGAAGGAGAAGAAACGGTTGAAGAGACTTGTAGCGTGGGAGAAGCAGAAGAAGAAGTTGCAAGGCGAGATTGATGGTGAGAAAGAAAAGATTAAGGCACTCGAGAGGGGTTTAGCACAGATCAAACAGGAGGAAAAAGAATATGAG GAGAAATGGAGGGAGGAGGAGAAAGCAAAGGAGCAGGCGTTGGCTCAAGTGGAAGAAGAACAAGGGTCCAAGGAAGCAACTGAGGTGAGAAACAAGAGAAATGTTGAAAGCTTGCGGTTGAAGATTGAGATAGATTTTCAGAGACATAAAGACGATCTCCAGAGACTGGAACAAGAGCTGTCTCGGCTCAACAAGGACTCTTCAACTGACGCAAGCCTCCTGTCAAATAACATCTCCCAGACAACGGGAGAAGAAGTGTCTAAACTGCTTGAAGAGCTGGATAGGCTTGATGGGTTGTATGAGAAAGAGGAAAGTTATGACCGGGAATGTTTAATCTGTATGAAAGATGAGGTTTCGGTTGTGTTTCTCCCTTGTGCTCACCAAGTTGTATGTGCGAGCTGCAGCGAGAGCTTCATGGGTGGTGACAAAGCGACCTGTCCTTGTTGCAGAGCTTCGGTTCAGCAGAGAATCCGTGTCTTTGGAGCGACTTCGTAG
- the LOC106341460 gene encoding uncharacterized protein LOC106341460 gives MHSAKEKISDMASTAKEKLNIGSAKAQSHAEKTMARTSEEKKMAHEREKSKEAQAKAELHESKAEHAADAQVHRHHLPGHTAYPSRTTGAAHYPPGQI, from the coding sequence ATGCATTCAGCGAAGGAAAAGATCAGCGACATGGCCAGCACGGCCAAGGAGAAGCTCAACATTGGCAGCGCAAAGGCACAAAGCCATGCGGAGAAGACTATGGCTAGGACTTCAGAAGAGAAGAAGATGGCTCACGAGCGAGAGAAGTCTAAGGAGGCGCAGGCCAAGGCCGAGCTCCACGAGTCTAAGGCTGAGCATGCGGCGGACGCTCAGGTTCACCGCCACCATCTTCCTGGACACACCGCCTACCCTAGCCGAACCACGGGCGCTGCTCATTACCCACCGGGACAAATCTAA